ttcgtttttctctgtgcctagctcgttagctatcacagctgcgccatcaccggcaaccaaacagacacgcaccatgaacgtttttgaaactgccaaaggagttgtatttctgaccgcacagacacataaaggatatctatggtttcggcagagtcttggaatgaaatatacgtaattatgtgggcaatgtagaacagcggacagattcgatatttgatcttttgttagttatagccattctagtgacgctactgtcatcatggcagctaatagaacggcgaaaccaggtcacatacggtctaataacaaatgcttcgtaactgaagagtatttactttttattggcgatattgacaacagaggttaaggaacttgtctttaatcaaaagatggtctccgttttcaatttgaagcagtagatctagcttatgtaggacattttccattgcatcctctctctagcttcacgccttcggttattattcaagactacggtgttaatacagtctgtaaaaataccactttgacacacttgcaagaaatgatccgctggttagatgtagcatgatcttattatttaagtatacaaaactcaccagggacaacgacaacattggcaacactgcactatgaattattattttgatgtcatcttaaattaagtgtctgaacaggactgggtgtgcaggcacacatgattagtttctcctccgtcttgaagggttagggttagggtcacattagcaacgacgcatggatacaacgtgatagagacgttctagcacgcaaattggaggttggattatgagtgaaaaatgccaacccccaaaattaccaaccattgggttttgttgagaaagcaatttcaagtggaactgccatctctgattttttatttaggtcgtgaaagtctttgtaatttgagcgagtgcgggtcgcccgtgagactgcctaggcggcagccatgcaagcgtcatagtagtttagtattttcgtaattttatagttcggtcaattctacaccaaaaacagaaggagggcaatgttatgacgatatgactattgtgaagacagccagatggtgagattttaatgtaggttgctgtaaaaactatactgccagtgacaacgttgtcacagtagcttgtttcaaagggggtttgcagctgtttcaaagggtgttcttaatgaaatatgcaatatgagtaggctaaatgcttgaaaatatcactagaaggaaaaaacttagaggacggacccacctgcaaccgacgcaagcaagcacaccctacaatttccccagaaattgtaccctctctagttattattattattaatcatcttcctctcccattggagtctatggcagcccctagaaccgtatggtcactttttgtgaaatttggcacactcattaaggacaggccCCTCTTTATTTATTataagtttcatgtctcccattcgagcactctagcgccaccaacaggtcaaatttggacttgtgtttacacacgtaacttttgaaccgtatgaccgattttcaaaaatgaggtacctttggattccctggatcaagacgagttcaacacaccctatgacggttatacagattttccgccattttgaatgttaaggaaacacgttttttcgcttcttctcctacaattttttccaatcttccccaggattggcacacatcatcgtcagagcaaccctcactcaggtattatttatatatttgattttcataaccgtttgtccggtacagccaatcaacattgtcaacaaagcaaccaaacaggaagttggatcaaatctcagccaATCtctgagatatcaacaccaaacttggtatgatgactcggaaccctcttatgaggatgtccaaacaatttggtgtcatgtgatcactgggcgtggccacaGGAAGCAaacatgtgttttggccaataactgttgatttgtttgcctttattaattgattcctttgtctcatgatatcttgggacatcccgtgtgtaacacatgataacttgtgataacagccgaattaatgcggccgccattttgaattcatgaaaaaacttttttctcTACTACTCCTACAAAGTGGGTCCAATCTgaaccaaatttggcagagattatcttcagaccaagcctcacaaaggcCATCACATGGTATTTTGATTTtagaaaccgtttgcccggtacagccaatcaaaatgtgccgttaagccagtaaacaggaagttgggtcgtatctcagcaaatctttgatggattcacaccaaacttgctgcatgcactcggaaccctgttctaaggatgtttaaaatgttttctgggtcatatgactgcttggccacctcattgctgcttgcagctatatatttttttttttgctgcaagcaaaaacactaaaaAAAATATAGCTACAAAAaaatattgttattctgcatacttattattttttcccccacttttttccgtcgcctactcctttcacaccgtttaagatagaaacaccgttcaaactttatttcataaagtctgaactgctctagtgtgctattacttttctcattgataacttttaaagttttgaAGATAtaaaagtttaaagtgctaaaaaaaaatgaatgggtttcaatggttcagaatgttcaagtcaaattctattgtgacgtcatgcactgacagaactgtttctcacgcatcaatttttgacactgtttaacactttcctgcctgaatatgcatagtttttcaaataatagacctgaactgtttataccattttgaagacaagaagtagggctttctaatgatctaaattagtgctgtcagtttaacgcgttattaacagcgttaacgcaaacccattttaacagcgTCAATTCTTTTATTGCGCGATTAACGTTacttttggcctagcaaacgttgtagttttttcacatgctgttgcaacaactactgacgttacaAACTACTAACACCACatcggatctagctagaccggacacaaaacaacagtcacgccgcacacacttgtttgggcttgcgagcctgCTAAAGAGtactaggctaacgttacgttttgagtggatggcgagcgcgagacggcgaaatggatgccaataagattctgaatggaaagtttactttaaaAACGTTGCCAAatagttccattgacaagaccaaagtgatctgtgtgttttgtcgttgtgaactgagctatcatcgcagcacgtccagtctgaaataccacttgatggccaagcacacagctgatgcgaattctccgccccctcgtcaaagccaggcgattgcaatggtgttttcaattaaaaaaaacatttgcaccaagCAATCTGATCCACTTTTCGATGTTGAAAAGAGtattaaaataagaaaaaataattggacaaaaataaatcaagggacatttagaacagataaaaatgtgcgattaattgcgattaatcgcaagttAACTAttccattaatgcgattaatcgcgataaaatattttaatcgtttgacagcactaatataaatatttgtatgattatgttaggcaaatcatcctttatcaagacgatttcacagagccattctgacaaaaatcttctcaGTCGTCAATACTgtgtgtatgaaatgtgcgtaaTTTTGTTGTGAATTCAGAAccgcagacagatttaagatagactattttgtttaaaagttatgaccactgaagtgatgagtgggataacgcaattcaaagctagcgcgatggctctccataactaaaaacggttctacttttttccacaatcgaccaaattagCAAAACAaagtatgtacattgagcttaaagtgtacataatctagctagatcgtttttctttaagcaagtttcacaaaaatctgcaaaaatcgaggctcaagactgtcatagctgaccgtcacgaacagccaaaccggggtcacaaaaggtttactgcagctggcgttactatGAACAaaggcttcgtaactgaaacgtttttacttttagttgacgatattgaacacagatgttaagaaacttgtctttactctaaatatcttctccattttcaatttgaagcagtaaatctaaaagtaggaattctcccacgacatccgctcgctccgctttgacaaatatggtttctcagtccaccatacattagacaagctaattttcgagcactttcaaaacaagatacaggccatgttagagttgatatatatacataattgtgtgggcaatgtagaacagcagacatatttgaaatatgatcttttgttttaaagttatggccattctaatgacgagtgcttacaacgctagctacgactgtcatcatacagtacttgtagctgccatagaacggcgaaactagctacgtctatcgttcattacctacaaacaaatgcttcgtaacagtatttactttttatctgcgatattgacaacagaggttaaggaacttgtctttaatcaaaagatcgtctccgttttgaatttgaagcagtatctagcttactgtaggaaatctcccattgcatcctctctctagcttcttcggctaaagatggacgacaatgacgatgcatgcattattcacacctacggtgttaatacagtctgtaaaaataccactttgacacacttgcaagaaatgatccgctggttagatgtagcatgatcttatttacaacccacaatagttcagctttttttgcagcagcattctgagttagagtagcttttgcagttgcacagcaaagtcacgtaatgtgacgagattgaatttaaaagtataaaaaactcaccagggacaacgacaacgacaacatcggcaaccctgcactatggattattattttgatgtcatctttaaattaagtgtctgaacaggactgggtgtgcaggcacacatgattagtttctcttccaacttgaacctgaaacctagattctaggttagaaatgttgccaatgaccaacagttgctacgttacaagaaacaaggaaccaatccgattggccaacgctcttcactgttccactgttcaaacttttttctgtttctctgtttctttcaattattaatgggttttattcgccaagaaacatcacacagacaaggaatttactgtggcaggaaggtgcacacattaaacataagaatcttaaataagaagtgtacaagtctaactaatattaAGGGGCTAAAAATGTGAAAgggttagaatgaaataaaatataaaatggctttaacataacgctttaacatttatgaaattaaataagatacccttttcatcactcttttttctcctttttcaactgtgagaaaatattgcaatgcataacaatgacagatatacttttaacactatctcaccattttggtttcaaagcaacactttttttcaccttcatactgctgacatacttttgtctgctatgatattgataactgttatgcaatatactcttcatcactatattggctcatttttctaacttcaaacagttttctgtttctcagtctttcattctttaatacttttaatgcttaaaaatgtatgaaagtcaataagatactcttttcatcactgttttttctccattttcaacagtaagaaaatatcgcaatgcataacaatgacagatatacttttaacactttttctcaccattttgtttttaaagcacatacctcttttaaaatgtttgtaaaaccttcactattcaagcgaTCAAAACAAtcttttcaactgctttcagcaaacacacacattttcttcaggaaatgtacctttctagttattattagttttgtagttgggtgtgctttgccttcggcaagggcacaacctttgttctctcacatatatatttattgtgagaatgctgtgaagcattctcactattgttttcctgtttctctttattattattatatcaacttcttagttcttccgccgttttttggcctttaactagttctgcatactttcaccgattcctacaattttttgtatcaaaacgttcagctccttcaggagatgttggctatgacttttggtatttctcacttttatactttttaagacattaaggtttttgtgcaaattattctcccattaaaagtaatggtaaatcctttcaaatcattaaaaagcttcctcctctttcaaacgtaactacttcagcatactttccgctagagacaccattcaacctttaaaatgttcacaagacattcagctattcccaaatgattcagctttttcaaatattcagccaattttgaattatgaccgTTTGAAATCAACCCAGTCTCATCCCAACTCGTCAAATATTGACGCTTGGGCAGAGCCCTTTGGCGTCGAGCCCCACCGACGCCGGGGGACGCCTTTTTCGTCGTTTTTTGACGCCTAGGGACGCACATTGACTTCCACGTTAATATGTTCGGCTTTTCCCGTAGAAAATTGTGAAATATGGCGTTGTATTTTGACGCATTAGGTCTCCCATAGATTTTGATGAGTGGCTTTCGGATTTTTACGAAACGTCACCAAAATAAGTCGGGTGATTTCGTAAAAATCCGGCCGATGTGCTTTCAACGTGATTTTTTTTGTTATATCCAAGACATAAACGTTATAAATGACATAAACCTTATTTAAGGACATAAAAGTTATTTATAAAATGTACtgatacaaaataaaacaatctAAAAACGTAGTCTATATGCATAAAAAAAATTTTTAAATACAAATCCGGCGGGGGAGgaatatcattttattttaatcataATTTTAATCATAATTTTAAGCGCATGGAAGCAAGCATGTCAAATGCACTGACAGCAAAACCTATAAATTATCCAACATTATTGTAATTTTATTATTACACACAAGTCGCTGAAAAGTTTGACACTCAAGATCTGGCTGGAACTACTTCTTGTCAACCAAACCTCCGCTCTCTCGTTCTGAAAAGGTAAGCTATTATCGATGAGGTAAACGTATATTTAAGATACTATCCTATACAGTTTTGTAAAATTGTTTTTTAGGTTGGTTTAATGTTATTATGTTTGACGTCCATTGCCCGGTGCTTTGCATCACCAATATAAATTAATTGACTTTGTAAACTGCAAAAATAGGCTAATAcactgtgctagctagctagctagtctaacgTTATGTCATGCAAGGTCATGAACCGGTGCACATTCATTGGACTCAGACCAATGTTTATCTTTGCTGGCGTGGTCCTTTTTACATCTCATAGCTTGCTAGGTATGAcatttattgtattgtattttttatctttTCTTACTTGCAGCTCAAGTCACGCATTTTCTGGAATATCCTTATTACCTCACCATATCCTTGCCTTACAGTAGCCTATTTCATAATTTATCAGGACGTacctgtgtatacctgtgtccaCCTATCTCTGTCACCTGTATTACGCCCTCCACAggctctgcctgtctttctgtttctgtctttctgtttgtctgtgtttgtgtgcatctccAGGCTCCAGTGATCCAGTCCATCCTACCTGCAGAAGATCCACACCAGCGGTCCAGTTTCCCAATAACTTGCGGTGACATACCCTGGTTTGCCCTCCACTCACCGCCAGATCGTTGTTTTTACAACCTGGTAGCTACGTTCCCGGCCTCCTTGTACTTCTGAGTCTATTATCTACTATTTGTATTCAAAGTGTTCTAATATTGCACTTTCTTGTGTCCCAAAGAAACATCCCACTCGCCATCTGCCcatttgtctgtctgctctTTCAACTCAATGATgagtgatttgcagttgatggaATTGGAGGATGAGCTCAGGAGTGCAGATACATTTATTGAACATCTCAAGACAGAAGAGGTAAAGTAGCTTCTGTTTTGTCTATAGTTAACAGTATTCCTTCTTACCAGTCCATATAAGATACATGGAGGCGTATTTAAAAGACATGAATCAGAAGGGTTACACTACTTTAACTGCTTTTCTGTCAGTAGTCCGAAGGCATTTCCCATATTGGTAAACCTTTCataaaccatgttgtaattctAGACAGAGAAGAACAGACAGAAAACTAGGACTGCATCACCAAAACCTGTTCATTGGAAGAAGAGGGACCACAATGGGGACATTGTTCACCAGCGCCCACGAGCCCTTAGAAAGCAGTCAACATCAAGGCCAGACAAAGGAGGACATGTTTCTTCTTCACAGCCATTAGACCATGGCCAACACCTAGACCATGGTGATTAATCTTTTGTTCCAAATGCTGTATTTCAACAGTGTGTTGTGGCAATGTTGAAGTTATGATATTattcttttttctcctcccttttGAAGCTTTTAATATGCAGCAGCTTGAGGACCTTCTACAGGACTCAGAGAACATTGAATCGCAAGATTTTGTTCAGCAGCCACCATTGTCCAGTTGGAGTCAAAGGCAGAAAGAGGTCCAACAATGTTGGCAACAGGCGAGGCCACAGAACCTTGACAATTTACTTTCTGCTGAGAACATCGTCCAGATGACATGCAATCACTGTCACGTGAAAGAAGCTGTCATCCGTTGTGCGGAATGTATGCCCTCAGAGTGGTTTTGTGCTGAGTGTGATGGCTTGGTACATAAACACCACACTCTACACAACAGGCAAATCATCATGGATGGATTTTTCAAATACATCTCGCCAACAGAGTCTGTGAAACACTCCATGATGGAAAATACATCATTTGTGAACAAGATTGGCGTTTCTTTTTCAATTGATTGACAATTTTCTTAACAGATCATTCTTATCTGAAATTGAAATGTGTTATTCAAGTCATTACTCATAACCCAAACATTCTTAATTGTATACCTTATGGTTCTTTGCCTTGCAGATTGTGTTCTTCCAACAGCTCTACCTCAAAGGATATGCTCCTGTGACACCGCTGATGCAGCAGTCTCTGTTGGTAGATCCATCATACTAGTTTGCATAAATGGTAGGATCTTGTTAAACTGttgaatttttttatataaCACATTACTTTGGTTTCATGTTATTGATTTGCCTTTCATGTGCTCTCAGGCCGTTATGATCTTCACGTTCCGGTGCTAACATGCAAACATTGCAACCAGAAATGGGCTCCAGAAGTCAGTGACTTTGTAAAGAGTGGTTACTGGCCCGCTACCATGCAGGCACAGACACTGTTCCACCAAGATCTCTTCCATTCCTTTGAGGCTATGAAGACAGCAGCTCCAGGAATGTCCAGACAAGCCTTTACAGCAATGTTGGACCAGAGAACAAAGCAATATGGAAGAGTAAGTAAAAAGCAGTTCAGGGTCCACAAGTGGCTGTAGTAGGTAGAACATATTTCAGATAATAGACTGAAGACCTTACCACACAAAAGTCATTTGCATCCTTATGGATTTGAAAAGTTGCATACAAAACATACAAAGGCAAATATGTAGTTTATTGTTCTTGAAAGCTGTATTATATTCTTTCCTTTAGACTGGCAAAGTGAATGCAGATGCATTTCAGAGAAGTTTTCTGCAATTTGTGTACTGCAACTATGAAGAGAACCAACTTCTTGGAAAAGAGCCATTGGTCTGTCCAGCCTGTAGCCCTGAAATGGTGGCTGTTTCTGTGGATGGCAACAGAAAGTTGTACAGGTTCCAGAAAACAAACCAGTGAGTTCTGTGCACACATTATAAACAGCCAATGTAgttaatatacagtatgtccAGCTGTTAATGTCACTGTTAATGTCAATGTTTTTCCATAATACATTGTTTTAAAGGAGTGAAGAGCCAGGGTTCTTCGATGGAGTGTTTTTAGCCCAAGACTCTGAGGTGTCCAGCACTAGATTCTTATCCAGGGGGCACAGTACATTCATACTGCATATTGCTTTATCCTTCAAATGTAAGATAGGTCAGGccaagtgtggaagaaattgcgatttcctgtgtgcttacattattcactaatcaatagaactagtcattggatactagttagtatgttctcatgtaagcttgctattaataagagtagattgtgtctgtgtcagggttaatagatgttcgggatcaggagaaagtactgggtaaacgtcctttgtcatgactacaaggagagcgccaactatgatctctctagtctgagtggtcatgtgttgggagctgtgaatctctttctctgagactgttgtaacgtcattactgcctgactgtcactatctatgtttacattcctgtgccctataaaagatggtcctccggccttcagagccgggagagacatgattgagacctaagcctggtgttgtgttgtcatttagtgtcaaaacactttcttcatcaaaagACAGAATCTTGACAGTTAAAGTTTGCGTGAACAGTCCTGCAATCTAGTGTACTTGAATTAACTATTGTCATGTTCAAATGATTTACTTTGGTAGACTGCAGGAAAAGCGATGTGTGGTGACTCCCAATGGAATGCAGCAAGAGAGACTTCAAAGCGGGCCAACAAGTTGGATGAAGAAGGTGTGGAAATTGCTGTGTGTAGACATGGATTTCTTCTCAAAGGTTGGTATGGGTCTGATTAAGTAGtagtaaaaatataaataatatatatttatattatgatCTAATGCCTCTTTCATGTGCATTGTGCTTTTTTGTAAAGGTCTGAATATGTATAGAGGAGAAATCTTTGCATATCCAATTTTTCTCCAAAAAGAGTTCCAGAGTGCTACATTTTTGGCCATGGATGTGACCTGCCGATATGTGCCATACTTGACAAAAGTGTCAGAGGCCCTGCCTCATCTTCAACCCCTTCAGGAAATGAGGCATTGCTTGTCTGTGATGCATGCCAAAGCCCACAATACAAAATGCGAGGTGATGCTTTTAGCTACTTGACCTTTACATTTTAGAGTATGATGTGGCAAACTGAGTGTAAAATGCCATAATAAATGACAATAGCcataccacagtggtctggACTGACCCATACAATAACCTAGGAGTGCGTTTAAAGTTTTTCTGTAGCCCCTAAGTGCTGCCCTCTAAAGTTGGTAATCTCAGGATATGCTTTAATATCGTGTGTCCACACCGCTTTACACATTATCTTCTTCCTGTAGATTCTGTGGACTGCAAGGAACCAGGAGGGTGCCGGCACCACTCTTGGTGAAGAAGTTGAGAAAGTGAATAGTTTTCTCTCCAGATGTGCCCTTACCACCAAGTATATGGCCAAGTCAGGTTTGTAAGCTTATTTCCCCCTGCCAGCCTGCAAATGTACATGttttacaaaattgtatttttattttgtttttcacaGTAAGAACTGACATGCTGACTGTCCATGCTATGGGGTGGAATGAACGGAAAGAGAATGGCCTCCATATAGCCTTGTCTTCCAGATTCAAGAAGGTATGTTCACGTACTGAAGATGATTAACTATTTAAAGCAGTTACATTTAAACGTAACTTTTACTTATTATACCCAAAATTCATCACGTTGTTATAGTACCCCCTAGTAGACATTGCAGTGGTACAGGACCTCTGGTAGTTTAAAAGACTGCCTTCTGTATTGCTGTTTTCAGACAGTAGAGAAGACTGTGGATGTAGCTGAGAGCCTGAAGACAATGCAGGAGCAGTTGCATTGCTGTGATGACATGCTGAAACAATGGGTTGTTGATGTCAAGCAGTGGGCCAGTAGCAGTAAGAAAAATACTTAATATATAAACACTCTCAGTCACTTGGTTGTAATGCATATCTGTAGCTTAAATGTTAaaagtttatttattttatctttAATCAAGGAAGTGCAGCACCTGGTCCTGTTGATGCTCAAAGTTTGCAGATCACAATCGAAGCACTCTTTGTGAGCATTTGTCAGAAAAAGCACTACCTTTACAGACAGAATGGTATGTATAGTGTAAACATAACTAATGCAGATAAATCTTAGGCTATACTGATATCTTCATTACCATGGCAGCTCTTTTTACGTACTATTGTTTTTACTGTATTTGCAGATCGCAACAAAAGGAGACAGAAAATAACTCAAAAGATAGCCCAGGAAAAGAAACGGTTGCTGGAAGACATCCAGAGATACAACCAACAGCCTGATGGTGACCTTGTGGACACAGACTTAGTTGTGCAGAAACTCTCTAACAAAGCTGCAGAGAGCATGATCTGGCCTTGGCAGGAACAGAACACAGGTGTTGCATCAAGATTTAACTTTAAGTATGCATATAAAATGTCAATTAATAGTAATGTGTTTATTAatgtcaaatgtttttattccTTTACAGACGGTGTGGACATCCTCACAAAGAAGAAGCTCTTTGACCACGTAATGCTTGCCTCACGACTGAAAGAGGAAAAGCAGATCCTTGTGAAGGAGATGCTGCAGCACTGCCAGTACCTCAAGGACTCAGTGGCAAAGGTCCAGACACTTATGGGCACTGTTTTAGtgagcacacagacaggaagtaagtGTAAATCAAATTATCTGGCTACATGCACTTTCAAATTTATAGGTCAAACTATTTAAGTGGAAACCAATCCTGCTAGTATAGTCTTCGGTAAATTAATTTCAACATCAATTAACAACATTTCCAGGCTTGCCAAATGGATTAaccgaggaggggtccaagggcCTCATCAGTGCACTAAAGAGAAGACTGCAAGACCTGAGACTCCAACAGCAGACCATAGCAGGCACCTACAGATGCACTCTCAAACCAAGTAACAGactggtggaagaggaggacagggaaatGGAGGAAGACATGGACTGGCAACGTGGCAACAGCTcggatgatgatgatagtgatgaggaggaggatgcagaGAATTGAACTCAAGTCACTTGGATTTGAATCACTCAGTCACAGCTGTAATCGCCTGAGACCTAACTTGATATACTGTGATGTATACTATGTGTTCTCTCCCTTTGATCTCTACCTGTAATGGCCCAGGCGAGTCAATTGCAACAGAGGCTGCCTCCAGAGCATGACTGCAGCAGAGCACAGAGCATTATTTGTAAATGAGTGGTAGAACATAACACTTAACTTATAACATGGGTGAGTTGGTGACCTAGCTAACGTTTTCGGGTTTTTGT
The DNA window shown above is from Osmerus eperlanus chromosome 3, fOsmEpe2.1, whole genome shotgun sequence and carries:
- the LOC134016901 gene encoding uncharacterized protein LOC134016901; this encodes MCGDSQWNAARETSKRANKLDEEGVEIAVCRHGFLLKGLNMYRGEIFAYPIFLQKEFQSATFLAMDVTCRYVPYLTKVSEALPHLQPLQEMRHCLSVMHAKAHNTKCEILWTARNQEGAGTTLGEEVEKVNSFLSRCALTTKYMAKSVRTDMLTVHAMGWNERKENGLHIALSSRFKKTVEKTVDVAESLKTMQEQLHCCDDMLKQWVVDVKQWASSRSAAPGPVDAQSLQITIEALFVSICQKKHYLYRQNDRNKRRQKITQKIAQEKKRLLEDIQRYNQQPDGDLVDTDLVVQKLSNKAAESMIWPWQEQNTDGVDILTKKKLFDHVMLASRLKEEKQILVKEMLQHCQYLKDSVAKVQTLMGTVLVSTQTGSLPNGLTEEGSKGLISALKRRLQDLRLQQQTIAGTYRCTLKPSNRLVEEEDREMEEDMDWQRGNSSDDDDSDEEEDAEN